DNA from Chryseomicrobium sp. FSL W7-1435:
GTCGCGCGAATCAATTTGACACGCTCCGTCAATTCAAGGGATTATGCGGTTTTCCAAAACGCATTGAAAGTGAACATGATGTATGGGAAGCTGGGCATAGCTCCACATCCCTATCTGCCGCAATGGGTATGGCGAAAGCTCGAGATGTCTTGGGCAAGTCTAACCATGTAATTCCAATTATTGGGGATGGTGCGTTAACTGGGGGTATGGCTCTTGAGGCACTTAACCATATCGGCCATGAAAAGACAAAAATGATTGTTATTTTAAATGACAATGAAATGTCTATTGCCCCTAACGTTGGAGCACTTCACAATATTTTAGGCAAATTACGCACACATGGATCTTATAACAAAGCAAAAGATGATATTGAATACTTAATAAAAAAAATCCCTGCTGTCGGTGGGAAAATTGCTTCAACTGCTGAACGCGTAAAAGATAGCTTAAAGTATCTAATGGTGTCTGGAGCATTCTTTGAAGAGATGGGCTTCACTTACTTAGGACCTATCAATGGTCATGACTTCGATGATTTAGAAGAAAACATCAAATTTGCTAAAAATGCAGATGGTCCTGTTATCTTGCATGTTATCACGAAGAAAGGGAAAGGTTTCCAACCAGCTGAACTTGATAAGATTGGCACATGGCACGGAACCGGCCCTTACAAAATGGAGACGGGTGACTTTGTGAAATCATCTTCTAAAGGTCCTTCATGGAGTGGTCTCGTTTCAGAGACAGTTCGTCGATTAGCACGTGAGGACAAGCGTATCGTTGCGATAACTCCAGCTATGCCTGTAGGTTCAAAGCTAGAAGGCTTTGCTTCTGAATTCCCTGATCGTATGTTTGATGTGGGGATTGCTGAACAACATGCCATTACAATGGCAGCTGGTATGGCAATGGACGGTATGAAACCGTATGTTGCGATTTATTCCACTTTCTTGCAACGAGCTTATGATCAAATGCTTCATGACGTTTGCCGTCAAAATCTAAACGTATTTTTAGGTATTGACCGATCTGGTCTCGTTGGCGCAGATGGAGAAACGCATCAAGGAGTCTATGATATTGCTTTCTTACGTCATATGCCTAATATCGTTATCATGATGCCTAAGGATGAAAACGAAGGGCAACACATGGTGAAAACAGCTATTGAATACAATGATGGTCCAATTGCACTTCGTTACCCTCGCGGCAACGGCTATGGAGTTCCAATGGATGAGGAATTAAAAACAATTCCAATCGGAAGTTGGGAAGTCTTATCGGCAGGAACTGATGCAGCGATCTTAACTTTTGGAACGACAATTCCAATGGCGATGCAAGCAGCTGAAGAATTAAGCCAAGAAGGAATTTCTGTAGAAGTTGTAAATGCTCGTTTTATTAAGCCACTTGATAGCGAAATGTTAAACTCAATTGCTCAACGTTCTATTCCAGTTATCACTCTTGAAGAAGCAGTCTTGCAAGGCGGTTTTGGAAGCAGTGTACTAGAACATTATAATGATCAAAAACAGCATGTGAATGTAACTCGAATGGGAATTCCAGATTGCTTCATCGAGCACGGAGATGTGCCTGAGTTGTTAAATGATATTCATATTTCTGTAGAAGAGTTGAAAAAACAAGTGAAGTCACAACTTCAGCAGGCTACCGTGTAATGAGTCAAGTTCCAAAGGAAAGAGCAGACATTTTGCTCGTTGAAAAAGAGCTCTTCACTTCACGTGAGCAGGCAAAACGGGCTATCATGGCCGGTCAGGTTTATGTGAATGAAATGCAGATTATGAAACCTGGTGAAAAAGTAGAGGTTTCATGTGAGTTTGTTTTAAAAGGACAGCGTCTAAAGTATGTGAGTCGTGGTGGTCTTAAACTTGAAAAAGCTATTGAGGCATTCTCTCTCGACTTGAAAGACGCTATTTTGTTAGACATTGGCTCTTCTACAGGTGGATTTACTGACTGTGCATTGCAAAACGGTGCTAAACACGCTTATGCACTTGATGTCGGGTATAACCAGCTGGACTGGAAAATCCGTAGCGATGAACGTGTGACCGTGATGGAACGTACAAATTTCCGCTACAGCAAACCGGAAGATTTTCCAGTTGGCTTGCCGACTGTCGCTACAATAGATGTATCCTTTATTTCTCTCCATTTAATTTTTCCGCCACTTGCTTCAATCTTAGTGGATAGTGGAGAAGTGGTTGCGTTAGTCAAACCGCAGTTTGAAGCTGGTAAAGATCGAGTCGGAAAGAAAGGGATTGTCCGTGACCCTAAAGTGCATTTAGATGTTCTTGAACAAGTGGCATTATTTGCTAACAATGCTGGGTTTGCTGTACAAGACGCGACTTTCTCACCGATTACTGGCGGAGAAGGAAATATTGAATTCTTGTTTTATTTAAAGAAATCCAGTGATTTTACACAATCACCTAATTTTGAAGAGATTGTCCAACAAGCGCATCAAACATTAAACTCTAAAGAGGTTAGACCAAAATAAATCAGTAGATTCTCTAGATTAAATTCTAGAGAATCTACTGATTTTTGTTTAAGTTGCGTTCTACTAGTATATTTTTTCCAATCCCTTTTTTACGTAATACTTGTTTGCGTATGATTCGAATGATACTGTATAAATACTAAGGTATAAATATACAGTCGATGGAGTGAATGAAATGAATAAAGGACAGCGGCATATACGGATTCGAGATATTATCTCGAACAACGAAGTGGAAACGCAGGACGATTTAGTCGACATTTTAAAAGCTGAAGGATTTAACATTACTCAAGCAACTGTGTCTCGAGACATCAAAGAGTTGCATCTAGTAAAAGTTCCTTTGCCAGATGGTCGCTACAAGTACAGTTTACCGGCAGATCAGCGCTTCAATCCGATGCAGAAATTAAAACGTGCATTAACAGATGCGTTTGTATCTATCGATGGAGCAAGTCATTTCTTAGTAATGAAGACGCTACCAGGGAATGCGCATGCAATCGGTTCACTGATTGATTATTTAGACTGGGAAGAAATATTGGGGACCATTTGCGGAGATGATACTTGTCTGATTTTGTGTCGCCAAGAAAATGATCGAGATGAAGTTAAACGGAAGTTGCTTGAAATGCTATAAGAGGAGTTGTTTCCCGTATGTTAGCGGAACTATCAATACGTAATTTTGCCATTATAGACGAGTTGACGGTTAGCTTTAGTGAAGGGTTAACAGTTCTAACCGGTGAGACCGGTGCTGGTAAATCGATTATCATCGATGCTGTGCAATTATTGTGTGGCGCACGTGGTTCATCCGAGTTTATTCGACATGGTACAAAAAAAGCAGAACTTGAAGGCTTGTTTTCTCTTGAATCGCGGAACCACTCGAGTTATAAAAAATTAGAACAGCTAGGCATTCCTGCAGATGAAGAGAGCATCATATTAAGAAGAGAATTGAATTCAAACGGAAAAAGCACCTGTCGAATCAATGGAAAACTTGTAACGATTGCTGTGTTGCGTGAAGTAGGTACCACTCTTGTCGATATCCATGGGCAACATGAGAGCCAAGAGCTTATGGACGAGCGTTTCCATATCGATTTATTAGATCAATTCGCTTCTAAAGAGCTGATTGCAGCTAAACTTGCCTACAAGGAAATCTACGCTTCCTATTTAAAAACAAAAAAACGCTTAAAAGCTCTTCAAATGGATGATCAAGAGATGACCCATCGCATGGATCTTTACCGCTTCCAACTTAATGAAATTCAAGAAGCTGGTCTAACAAGTGGTGAAGAAGAGCAATTGACTGCAGAGCGCACAGAAATGATGAATTACTCCAAGATAGTGGATAAACTGCAAACTTCTTCTCAGGCGCTCACTTCTGAATCTGGGGCAATGGATTATTTAGGTGTCGTGCTCCATGCACTACAAGATATCCGGTCAGTGAATCAGACCTACGAAAAAATTAATGAAGAGTTTGCCAATGCCTATTTTATTTTGGAAGATATCCAATCTCAAATTCAACAGCAACTCGACAGTATGGAATTTGATGAAGAGCGGATGCAGTATTTAGATGACAGGCTTGCTCTCATTCAAACTTTAAAGCGCAAGTATGGACAAACTGTTGATGAAGTCATCCTCTACGGTGAAAAAATCAACAAGCAACTGGATCAATTAACAAATCGTGACGAAGAAATTGCACAGCTTGAGAAAAAATCTGCTCAAATTGAAGCAGACCTTTTGCTTGAAGCGCAAGAACTTACGGCTATTCGTCAACAAACAGCATTAGCGTTAAGTGCAAGTATTATGGAACAATTAAGTGCTCTCTATATGGACCGAGCGATCATGGATGTGCGTGTAGAAGAGATCGCGCAATTTGGCGAAAACGGAAGAGATCATGTTGTTTTTTATATCGCAACCAACGTTGGTGAGCCTCTAAAACCTCTTACAAAAGTAGCTTCTGGTGGGGAATTGAGTCGCGTCATGCTTGCATTGAAGAGCATTTTTTCAAAGCATCAAGAAATTACGTCTATCATTTTTGATGAAGTGGATACGGGTGTTTCGGGTCGAGTTGCACAAGCCATCGCCGAAAAAATCGGTCAAATTGCCAAAGACTCACAAGTGCTTGTCATTACTCACTTGCCTGCAGTAGCAGCTTTAGCTGATACTCATTTACGTATTGAAAAACATGTACAGCAAGACCGAACTAAAACATCGATACAAGAATTAACTTTACCTGAACGAAC
Protein-coding regions in this window:
- a CDS encoding TlyA family RNA methyltransferase, which produces MSQVPKERADILLVEKELFTSREQAKRAIMAGQVYVNEMQIMKPGEKVEVSCEFVLKGQRLKYVSRGGLKLEKAIEAFSLDLKDAILLDIGSSTGGFTDCALQNGAKHAYALDVGYNQLDWKIRSDERVTVMERTNFRYSKPEDFPVGLPTVATIDVSFISLHLIFPPLASILVDSGEVVALVKPQFEAGKDRVGKKGIVRDPKVHLDVLEQVALFANNAGFAVQDATFSPITGGEGNIEFLFYLKKSSDFTQSPNFEEIVQQAHQTLNSKEVRPK
- the dxs gene encoding 1-deoxy-D-xylulose-5-phosphate synthase; this translates as MDLNTITSPSFLKTMSKEELESLSQDVRDFLIEKLSVTGGHIGPNLGVVELTLALHKAFNSPEDKFIWDVGHQAYVHKILTGRANQFDTLRQFKGLCGFPKRIESEHDVWEAGHSSTSLSAAMGMAKARDVLGKSNHVIPIIGDGALTGGMALEALNHIGHEKTKMIVILNDNEMSIAPNVGALHNILGKLRTHGSYNKAKDDIEYLIKKIPAVGGKIASTAERVKDSLKYLMVSGAFFEEMGFTYLGPINGHDFDDLEENIKFAKNADGPVILHVITKKGKGFQPAELDKIGTWHGTGPYKMETGDFVKSSSKGPSWSGLVSETVRRLAREDKRIVAITPAMPVGSKLEGFASEFPDRMFDVGIAEQHAITMAAGMAMDGMKPYVAIYSTFLQRAYDQMLHDVCRQNLNVFLGIDRSGLVGADGETHQGVYDIAFLRHMPNIVIMMPKDENEGQHMVKTAIEYNDGPIALRYPRGNGYGVPMDEELKTIPIGSWEVLSAGTDAAILTFGTTIPMAMQAAEELSQEGISVEVVNARFIKPLDSEMLNSIAQRSIPVITLEEAVLQGGFGSSVLEHYNDQKQHVNVTRMGIPDCFIEHGDVPELLNDIHISVEELKKQVKSQLQQATV
- the argR gene encoding transcriptional regulator ArgR; the encoded protein is MNKGQRHIRIRDIISNNEVETQDDLVDILKAEGFNITQATVSRDIKELHLVKVPLPDGRYKYSLPADQRFNPMQKLKRALTDAFVSIDGASHFLVMKTLPGNAHAIGSLIDYLDWEEILGTICGDDTCLILCRQENDRDEVKRKLLEML
- the recN gene encoding DNA repair protein RecN, whose amino-acid sequence is MLAELSIRNFAIIDELTVSFSEGLTVLTGETGAGKSIIIDAVQLLCGARGSSEFIRHGTKKAELEGLFSLESRNHSSYKKLEQLGIPADEESIILRRELNSNGKSTCRINGKLVTIAVLREVGTTLVDIHGQHESQELMDERFHIDLLDQFASKELIAAKLAYKEIYASYLKTKKRLKALQMDDQEMTHRMDLYRFQLNEIQEAGLTSGEEEQLTAERTEMMNYSKIVDKLQTSSQALTSESGAMDYLGVVLHALQDIRSVNQTYEKINEEFANAYFILEDIQSQIQQQLDSMEFDEERMQYLDDRLALIQTLKRKYGQTVDEVILYGEKINKQLDQLTNRDEEIAQLEKKSAQIEADLLLEAQELTAIRQQTALALSASIMEQLSALYMDRAIMDVRVEEIAQFGENGRDHVVFYIATNVGEPLKPLTKVASGGELSRVMLALKSIFSKHQEITSIIFDEVDTGVSGRVAQAIAEKIGQIAKDSQVLVITHLPAVAALADTHLRIEKHVQQDRTKTSIQELTLPERTEELSRMMAGEEISEITLHHAAELLQQAQSKK